GGCACCAATGTCGGCAGGTATCCGGGGGAAGGGCGACGGCACACTGGTGGCCCAGCGGCGATGGTGACGGCTGCGCCGGCGAAGGTAACCGTTGTACTCTGTTTCTGGTATGTGCCCTTTAGCGGAGATTCTGACAGCGAATCAGGCGAGCCCCGATCTAGATCGACGGGTCGGTCGGGATCGGGGTCAACTAAGAAAAAGCCTAAAAGTTTGCAATTTTGGCAGGAATCTCACCGACATTAGCTCCGAGCTTCAAGGAATGGACAGTGTTCCAGCTCTCGCGCTCTGCTGCCTAATCTTGCTACCGAGCTGGGCCAATGGCCTCGGCTCCATGGGATCCATCTCGGTGTCCTACGGCGAGGACGGCCCGGTGTTCTGCGGCCTCAGCTCGGACGGCTCCCACTTGGTCACCTGCTCCGGCGCGGACGCATCTGTCGTCTACGGTGCTCCCCTCAGGATCCCCTTCCTCGGCCTCACCGCGGGGGATGGGTTCGCGTGCGGTCTCTTGCTTGATACCAGTCAGCCTTACTGCTGGGGGAGCAACTCATATGTCAAGATCGGGGTGCCGCAACCAATGGTCGAGGGCGTGGAGTATTCCCTGCTCAGTGCCGGGGACAACCACCTGTGTGCACTGCGAATGCCTGACAAGGGGATTCCTCACGGTGTTAACCCTGATACTTCAGTGATAGATTGCTGGGggtacaacatgactgccacacatgtTGTCGCTGGAGCCGTGTCGACCATATCAGCGGGCTCGGTGTTCAATTGTGCCTTGTTTACGTGCAACAGGACAGTGTTCTGCTGGGGTGATGAGACAGTGAGTGGTGTGATTGAGCTGGCTCCGAGGAATGTCAAGTTTCAGTCCATAGGAGCAGGTGGCTACCATGTCTGTGGGGTGCTGGAGAATGCACAAGTCTTCTGCTGGGGAAGGAGCTTGGAGATGCAGCAGGTGTCGCCTACCGGTGCTATCGGTGAAGGCGATGTGAGCATAGTGCCGATGGATGCAATGGTCTCCGTTGTGGGCGGACGATTCCATGCTTGTGGCATCAGGAGCCTTGATCACCAAGTAGCTTGCTGGGGTTTCCAACTTCAGAACAGTACATCAGCACCCAAAGGTCTCAGGTTGTATACAATAGTGGCTGGAGACTACTTTACTTGTGGTGTGCCTGCTGAGACATCGATGAAGCCAAGGTGTTGGGGCAATAGTGGGCCATTGGCACTACCAATGGCGGTATCACCCGGGATTTGTGTATCTTCTGCATGCAGCCCCGGATACTACGAGTATGTTAACCATGGTGAGCTTGGTGGCAGCAAGTCTTGCAAGCCTGGAAACTCTAGACTCTGCTTGCCCTGCAGTGCTGGCTGCCCAGACAACTCGTATGAGTCCTCGCCCTGCAATGCCACGGCTGACCGTGTGTGCCAGTTTGATTGCTCGAGGTGTGTCTCAGATGAGTGTTTGTCATACTGCACATCCCGGAAGCAGACCAACAACCATAAGTCAATGGATTTTCAGATGCGCATTTTTGTGGCAGAGATTGCATTTGCTGTCATTTTGATTTTCACCGTGACAGCCATTTCTTGCCTATATGTACGACACAAGCTTCGAGATTGCCGATGTTCGAAGAGCAAGTTGAGGATGACAAAGAGTGCAACATACTCTTTTCGAAAGGATAACACGAAGATCCAGCCTGACGTGGAAGATCTGAAGATCAGGAGAGCTCAGGAATTTTCCTATGAGGAGTTGGAACAAGCAACCGATGGCTTCTCGGAGGATTCACAAGTTGGCAAAGGCAGCTTTTCATGTGTATTCAGGGGCATTCTGAGAGATGGGACAGTCGTTGCTGTGAAGCGTGCAATAAAAGTATCGGATGCGAAGAAAAGCTCAAAGGAGTTCCATACTGAACTTGACCTCCTCTCTAGGCTCAACCATGCACATTTGCTCGACCTACTTGGTTACTGTGAGGATGGCAGCGAGAGGCTCTTGGTTTATGAGTTCATGGCTCATGGATCCCTGTACCAGCATCTGCATGGCAAGGATTCAAACTTGAAGAAGCAACTGAACTGGACCAGGCGGGTTACCATTGCTGTCCAGGCTGCTCGTGGAATAGAGTATTTGCATGGCTATGCTTGCCCACCAGTAATTCACCGAGACATCAAGTCTTCAAACATATTGATCGATGAGGACCACAATGCGCGTGTTGCCGACTTTGGTCTATCTATAATGGGCCCTGTAGATAGCGGCACACCACTCTCAGAGCTGCCGGCAGGGACACTTGGGTACCTTGACCCTGAGTACTACCGTCTCCATTACTTGACGACAAAGTCGGATGTCTACAGCTTTGGAGTAGTTCTTCTAGAAATCCTAAGTGGCAGGAAAGCCATTGACATGCAGCTTGAGGAGGGCAATATTGTTGAATGGGCAGCCCCGTTGATCAAAGCTGGGGACATTTCTGGCATCCTTGatccagccttatctcctccctctgacctggaggctctgaagaagattgCAGCTGTGGCATGCAAGTGCGTGAGAATGCGAGGCAAAGACCGGCCTTCCATGGACAAGGTGACAACATCTCTAGAGCGTGCACTTGCGCTGCTGATGGGCAGCCCATGCCTGGAGCAACCCATTCTGCCAACTGAAGTTGTTCTCGGGAGCAGCCGGATGCACAAAAAGGTATCACAGAGGTCATCCAATCAGTCGTGCTCAGAGAACGAGCTCGTTGATGGGGACGACCAGCGGATCGAGTACAGGGCACCATCTTGGATAACGTTTCCAAGCGTGACCTCGTCGCAGAGGAGGAAATCATCAGCGTCGGAAGCCGACCTGGATGGCCGAACAACCACAGATGGGAGGAACGTCGGGAGCAGCATAGGAGATGGTCTGCGGTCATTGGAGGAAGAGATTGGGCCGGCGTCGCCACAGGAGGACTTGTACTTGCAGCACAACTTCTGATGAAATGCCAAGATCAGCTGGAAACACGGAAACCGTCTGCCGTTTTAAGTTCAGACTTTGTGACCTGTTGCTTTGTAGATCAACTGTAGCAGGCCATTCGGGAGAGAGGAAGATCTAGCTATATAGAGTACGTACTGGAAGGATTTTTAGCATCTGGAGGCATTTCTTTGTAGATTGATTCGGCCGTCCTATAATTGGCACTTCTATTTACGAGTGGGTGGCGACACTTGATGAATCCTGTTCTGTAGCTCGCAGATACGTGTAAGTGTGTAGTTGTTCTCTTTCTGGTGTTGGTTTCGCCTGCAAATTAGCATAATATTCTCGTTCACCGTGTTGAGTATCTTTTCGCTTTGCGGTGTATGTTTCGCCTGCAAACTGGCATAATAATATTGTGCCAACTGAGATGAAGCTTTGGAGATCAAATTGCATGTCTAACATTTTTTTTCTTTCACATCTATTAAGAGTTCATTTCATTTTACTTAGAACTTCACGGTTTGTCTGCTAATCTTCTGTGACAGGTGAAGTGTAATTTTCAGTGGCCCGGTTCAGGATTCAGGAGATTGTCGGTGTGTGTCATCTGCCATGATCTGTTTACGCTGTTGCTTTCGAGACAATGAACGCAGGTCGTTGAAAATCAGTTAATGTTGCTGACTTTGTCATTATGTTTGTTACGAGTACTTCTTTCGGAAGCAAGGCGGTAGTACTTTAAATGTGGTCGAGATTAGAGTAACACTTTCGGTTGCGGACATGGATAATCTGCTCACGAGCTCAAATACACATGCATGACAGTAACTTTGATTTTTTTTtcgattcttggtttggtttagtctttGTTGATTTTTGTCTTAGGTACTTATACGTTGATGGGCTTCTATGGGCTAATTAAATGAGGAATTTGAGGTAAAAAGGTAGGATAATTAAAAAGAAGGATTTGTAGGCTTCAATGGTGGAGCTACTAAattagaaaaaaaagaaagaatttgATTCCCGACAAAAATGGATGAGGACGTCATGGTAATTAATAAAAGAATTATACTTAAATGGAATTAGTGAGAGATTATGCCTAACGAAGAAAATATGAGCATAGCTAAATTACATCATATTTTTTATGTTCCTTTTTGCGTTGCAGCATGTTCTTCGTAGTGAATCCAGTGCTATGGCACATTATGGTTGCACAAAATAACAAATTTTCCCGTTACAACGCAccggcatatgtgctagtaaaatCTAAATAATCTGTTTATGCTAGTAAAATCTAAATAATCTGTTTTTTTTGGATGAACATCAATTCTAACATGCTGCAAAATTTGCCCTTAGAATGACATCCGTGGAGGCCTGTACAAAAAGAAAATCGGACCTCAAAAGGCTCATTTTCTAGCACTCAAAAAAAAAGGCACTTGCATCATTCGTGATAGTTTTCTAGTTTGGTTCTGCTTTAGTCGTTTAGATGTACCTGATCGCATGATCATTTTACCCATCACTCTTGTTCAGTTATTTGTCCAAAGGTAAGCattcttagagcatcttcaacggACTCCCTTTCCCCAATAAATTGCATGTAGCTGGGGAGTTGAggcaaagaaaaaaaaacatgatCCAACAGACTCTCATTCTTCAATAAACAGTATTTGTGTGTGTGCGTCACCTCAGTGATAGTGTAAAATTCAACGATACCCTCTTGGATTTGTTTGCACCGTCCCGTGAGCTTCGGCAAGGTGACCCCTTATCCTCGTTTCTTTTCCTATTTGTGGTTGGTGGTCTGCTGACTTTGTTGAAGGATGGCGAAGTACAGGGAAAGTTCACCCCTCCCCCCTCAAGGTGTGCTGTCGAGCTTCGGGCATATCTCACATGCTTTTTGCTGATGATACGTTGCTTTCCTTTAAAGCCAACAAAGCAGGATAGGGAGGTGAAGAAAACTATAAACACTTATGAGACCGCTATAGGACAACTTATAAACCCGGCAAAGTGCAGAATTATGTTTGGTAAATCTTGTTTGGCAGCTGACAAGGAGCGGGTTCGTATAACTTTGCAGGTCTAGTCGTCCACCTTTGAGGAGAAATACTTGGGTATGCCAACAACAGAAGGAAGAAGTCAAAAGGAAAGTTCCAGAACCTATAGGCCCGACTCACAAAATGCATCATTGTGTGGGGAGACACATTGTCCCTTGCTGGAAAGGAAACTATGATCAAGGTGCTAGCACAGGCTATTTCAACATACATGATGGGGGTGTTCAAGTTATCAATGTCGGTTTGTGATGACTTGAACATGATGGTGCAAATTTTCTGGTGTGGTGCTTCAAAGGGGAAGAGAAAAACCCATCGGATATCCTGGTCGCGCATTATGGCACATAAATGAAGGGAGGCTTGGGCTTAAAATATTTTAGAATATTCAACCAAACGTTGCTCGCTCGCCAAGCATGGAGACTCCTAACCAAACCCGATACTTGTGCACAGGTTTCAAGTCTCACTACTAGCCAGAGGGGCAGCTCGAGGATATGGTGTTCGCCAGGAATGCTTCGAAAACTTAGCAGTCCATCTAGTGTGGGCTCGAGCTCCTCAAGAAGGGGCTGGTATGGCGCGGTGGCAATGGCGAGAGCATACGTATATGGCACAGCAGGAGGGTGCCCTGAGCCCCCTCATGTCAGCTAATTTCGGCCCAGGGTACCTGCGAGCTGCGACAGGTGTTAGAACCCTTGGAAGATTGTGGTGCTTGGCGTATGGAACTTCTGCAATGCCACCTCCTCCCAATTAATGTTGATACCATTAGGAGCATACAGtttatgaaaggatcgagaagaggtgtctagaggggggggggatgattagacactaagtaccaaaagttgcagtttttaatttctttaagttgaagtggagttttggcaaaagtttaacaaacacaatacatatcaagcaagcatgcaaagagtatatgagcagtggaaagtaacgcatgcaatttgcaagaatgtaaggggaagggtttggagaattcaaacgcaattggagacacggatgtttttgtcgtggttccgataggttgtgctatcatacatccacgttgatggagacttcaacccacgaagggtaacggttgcgcgagtccacggatgtctccacccacgaagggtccacgaataagcaaccttgtctatcccatcatggccatcgcccatgaaggacttgcctcactagcggtagatcttcatgaagtaggcgatctccttgcccttacaaactccttggttcaactccacaatcttgtcggaggctcgcaagtgacacctagccaatctaggagacaccattctccaagaagtaacaatggtgtgttgatgatgaactccttgctcttgtgcttcaaacgatagtctccccaacactcaactctctctcataggatttggatttggtggaaaaaagatttgagtggaaagcaacttggggaaggctagagatcaagattcatatggtgggaatggaatatcttggcctcaacacatgcataggtggttctctcttagaaaatgtgtattggaagtgtaggtatgttctgatggctctctccacgaatgaagagtgggtggaggggtatatatagcctccacacaaaaactaaccgttacacacaatttaccaatctcagtgagaccgaattgagaaactcggtcggaccgatttagcaaatctagtgaccgttaggattttcagtgggactgagatgcaactcggtaggaccggtatggttagggttagggcataacgtaatctcggtgagaccgattacacaaactcggtgggaccgattttggtaataagctaaccagagagttggtcaggcaaacttggtgagaccgattacacaaactcggtgggaccgattttggtaataagctaaccagaaagtttgcattgtaatctcggtagcaccgattgctcaatctcggtgagacctattttggtaatggacatacacagagagattacaatcccatctcagtgagaccgagatccctatcggtgaaaccgatttgcctagggtttgtggcagtggctatgagatCTGAACTCGGTGTCGCcaaatagaaagaatcggtggggccgagtttgacttttggtttaggtcatatgtggatgtgggaaggtagttgagggttttggagcatatcactaagcactatgaagcaggaacctcatcaagcaacacctcatcccctcttgatagtattggcctttcctatagactcaatgtgatcttggatcactaaaatagaaaatgtagagtcttgatcttgaagcttgagctaatcctttgtccttagcatcttgaaggggttccacatgctttagtccatgccacttaatttgttgaacttgtttgaaacatactaggtaaaagtattagtccaacaagagatatgttgtcattaattatcaaaatcacccagggagcacttgtgctttcaatctctccttttttggtaattgatggcaacatacatcaaagctttagataaagatataaagaatagcaagtgaagctttggaaagacatgtaacaagcataggctccccctacatgaatgcaatcatgtgaatatggaatatagaagcatgtgagagcataaccatgacagagtagcaatgtgttacatgtatcttggctatatgcatcacggCAAAAGATATGAATATGGtaaatgtaccttcatgcccatgagtccttcttgcaaacagtatgtacatcagcaagaatttctcatacacatgactatgatgcatatacttaccttgtggtcttgagttggctaggatgggatgagcctgcgtaaacaaggttagataacacagatgcactcactagctagagcaaacaaaagaaaccacaagagtaccaagactgggatgacatgtagagtgagtacagagTACCACGATAGATATTGAAATGTCCCTAAagagaaagatatgcaatgaatttaataaTTTTTCCCTTGgaagtcttgctccccctgaatctagcatgggatactgggagaagataggtgtaacgccccgagaccgatgtgccaggtgtcgtccagttattcgctgttgtggccttgtcatttgcttgcgtgttgcatttcatcatgtcatcatgtgcattgcatcatcatgttttcaaaacctgcatccgtccgggttcccccaattccgtccgttatccgttctgagcccaaccacacttgcacgcgcccgcggcatgtccgaaatagtattttataagtggccaaaaaatgttctcggaatgggttgaaagttggcgtgcggtcttattttagtgtagatagaccgcctgtcaagtttcatcacatttggagttcgtttgatagcccaaccgattaactatagcgacagtatagccggtcttttcgtcggacgttttcggtctccggaaatcgtgccgggctgcatctctcccctcttctctcagaccaacccgctctccaaaatccacctaggcccatgcctacccctctttgcacagtgcatcgacccctcgcaacctagtccgaaacttccccgaacccgacccggactgtcaccaccgttgtgtccggatcatccccaaacatctacaaaacgtcatcgttttcttatttgggctccctaactattttatccgcgatcgtccgattgcgatcgtagggacgaggtagcccctaacctagtcTGTGAGGTATATATATACTCTACTCCTAGTctatttggacaaaccctaaaaatTAGGACCCTTGTCCCATCCCACCGCCGCCAacatctcccacctcgggatcctccccaaATCCAAAATCCTCCTCAAATTTCTAACCGGACCAACCCCCTCGTAGCCGGCGACCACCTGCAGCAGGACCCTGCGCGCCCCTGCCTCCCTTCCGGCCTTCTCCTTCCCTTCTCTCCctcgttgctctctctctctctcacccggttctctctctctctggtttcttCGCACAGGAGCCGCAGCGCCATGGAGCATGGACGGAGCTCCTTCCTCGACGCTCGTGCCGACCAAGTCCTGCCGCCGCATGGAGACGCCCCGCCATCTCCATCGCTCCTGGATCTGGTGCCTCGCCGGAGCACTCCGTCCTCGTCAGGACCCCGTCGCCCTCCACTGCTGCCTCCTCGTCGCTGCTGCATCACTAGAGAACCAGGCCATGGCTTCCTCTGCTTCAGATCAAGGCGCCGGCCGGCGGATCCGCCCCCTCTCAGCATTCACGTCGGGATCCGGCCAATCTTCCCATGCTCCGTCGCCCCGGACCCGTTCCCGGCCACCGCAGCCGTGCATGTTCCCGCCTCTGcttcggacgggaggagctcgtctGTCACCGTTGACCGCGCCCTTCCTTCGCCTACGTGGACCACAGCCACGCCTCCGGCCCAGCGCCACCCAGCGAGGCCCAG
This portion of the Triticum dicoccoides isolate Atlit2015 ecotype Zavitan chromosome 7A, WEW_v2.0, whole genome shotgun sequence genome encodes:
- the LOC119328107 gene encoding serine/threonine-protein kinase-like protein CR4, which codes for MDSVPALALCCLILLPSWANGLGSMGSISVSYGEDGPVFCGLSSDGSHLVTCSGADASVVYGAPLRIPFLGLTAGDGFACGLLLDTSQPYCWGSNSYVKIGVPQPMVEGVEYSLLSAGDNHLCALRMPDKGIPHGVNPDTSVIDCWGYNMTATHVVAGAVSTISAGSVFNCALFTCNRTVFCWGDETVSGVIELAPRNVKFQSIGAGGYHVCGVLENAQVFCWGRSLEMQQVSPTGAIGEGDVSIVPMDAMVSVVGGRFHACGIRSLDHQVACWGFQLQNSTSAPKGLRLYTIVAGDYFTCGVPAETSMKPRCWGNSGPLALPMAVSPGICVSSACSPGYYEYVNHGELGGSKSCKPGNSRLCLPCSAGCPDNSYESSPCNATADRVCQFDCSRCVSDECLSYCTSRKQTNNHKSMDFQMRIFVAEIAFAVILIFTVTAISCLYVRHKLRDCRCSKSKLRMTKSATYSFRKDNTKIQPDVEDLKIRRAQEFSYEELEQATDGFSEDSQVGKGSFSCVFRGILRDGTVVAVKRAIKVSDAKKSSKEFHTELDLLSRLNHAHLLDLLGYCEDGSERLLVYEFMAHGSLYQHLHGKDSNLKKQLNWTRRVTIAVQAARGIEYLHGYACPPVIHRDIKSSNILIDEDHNARVADFGLSIMGPVDSGTPLSELPAGTLGYLDPEYYRLHYLTTKSDVYSFGVVLLEILSGRKAIDMQLEEGNIVEWAAPLIKAGDISGILDPALSPPSDLEALKKIAAVACKCVRMRGKDRPSMDKVTTSLERALALLMGSPCLEQPILPTEVVLGSSRMHKKVSQRSSNQSCSENELVDGDDQRIEYRAPSWITFPSVTSSQRRKSSASEADLDGRTTTDGRNVGSSIGDGLRSLEEEIGPASPQEDLYLQHNF